One Mangifera indica cultivar Alphonso chromosome 4, CATAS_Mindica_2.1, whole genome shotgun sequence genomic region harbors:
- the LOC123214846 gene encoding uncharacterized protein At2g29880-like isoform X2, translated as MSGAQDGILGRPKAEWTPSRDAYLVELLIEQHNCGRTAYNEFKNEVIKSVTRDFNNKFSMNLEENQIKNRYNVMKKDYGVVKTLLTHTGFGWDETRQMVVADDKVWDTYISVRSEARPFRRKSFPLYKQMSVIFEGERATGKCIPSGVPLVTEEGHSNTETVRSSEPTNVPTQIVDGTVDSDSMMRVNDTLPKKRKSVGPAASGRKRKAYYNISETIENALYEMFSAATFKAAQRNSLREKTLYQKCLEDLQKLEELDGIEFAKAVHVLKDDKNAIAFMTIKGPRRLIWLRSLW; from the exons ATGTCTGGTGCACAAGATGGGATCCTAGGTCGACCCAAGGCAGAATGGACACCGTCTCGCGATGCTTATTTGGTTGAGCTTTTGATTGAGCAGCATAATTGTGGAAGAACTGCCTACAATGAATTTAAGAATGAAGTCATTAAATCTGTGACACGCGATTTTAACAACAAGTTTAGCATGAATTTAGAAGAGAATCAGATAAAGAACCGGTACAATGTGATGAAGAAGGATTATGGTGTTGTTAAAACTCTACTTACTCATACCGGGTTTGGTTGGGATGAAACCCGACAAATGGTTGTTGCTGATGATAAAGTTTGGGATACCTATATTTCG GTGCGAAGTGAAGCGAGGCCTTTCAGACGTAAAAGCTTTCCCCTGTATAAGCAAATGTCCGTCATATTTGAAG GAGAAAGAGCTACTGGTAAATGCATTCCAAGTGGAGTACCTTTGGTGACTGAAGAGGGACATAGTAACACAGAGACTGTGAGATCATCAGAACCTACTAATGTACCTACACAAATAGTTGATGGCACTGTTGATTCCGATTCAATGATGCGGGTAAATGACACACTGCCAAAGAAGCGAAAATCTGTAGGTCCAGCGGCATCCGGTCGGAAGAGAAAAGCTTACTATAACATAAGTGAGACGATAGAGAATGCTTTGTATGAGATGTTCTCAGCAGCCACATTTAAAGCAGCCCAGAGGAATTCATTGAGGGAGAAAACATTGTATCAGAAATGTCTGGAGGATTTGCAGAAATTGGAAGAGTTGGATGGCATTGAGTTTGCAAAAGCTGTGCATGTTCTCAAAGACGATAAGAATGCAATCGCATTCATGACCATTAAAGGACCCAGACGGCTAATCTGGTTGAGGTCTCTATGGTAA
- the LOC123214846 gene encoding uncharacterized protein At2g29880-like isoform X1 → MSGAQDGILGRPKAEWTPSRDAYLVELLIEQHNCGRTAYNEFKNEVIKSVTRDFNNKFSMNLEENQIKNRYNVMKKDYGVVKTLLTHTGFGWDETRQMVVADDKVWDTYISVRSEARPFRRKSFPLYKQMSVIFEGERATGKCIPSGVPLVTEEGHSNTETVRSSEPTNVPTQIVDGTVDSDSMMRVNDTLPKKRKSVGPAASGRKRKAYYNISETIENALYEMFSAATFKAAQRNSLREKTLYQKCLEDLQKLEELDGIEFAKAVHVLKDDKNAIAFMTIKGPRRLIWLRSLWKSRNLLF, encoded by the exons ATGTCTGGTGCACAAGATGGGATCCTAGGTCGACCCAAGGCAGAATGGACACCGTCTCGCGATGCTTATTTGGTTGAGCTTTTGATTGAGCAGCATAATTGTGGAAGAACTGCCTACAATGAATTTAAGAATGAAGTCATTAAATCTGTGACACGCGATTTTAACAACAAGTTTAGCATGAATTTAGAAGAGAATCAGATAAAGAACCGGTACAATGTGATGAAGAAGGATTATGGTGTTGTTAAAACTCTACTTACTCATACCGGGTTTGGTTGGGATGAAACCCGACAAATGGTTGTTGCTGATGATAAAGTTTGGGATACCTATATTTCG GTGCGAAGTGAAGCGAGGCCTTTCAGACGTAAAAGCTTTCCCCTGTATAAGCAAATGTCCGTCATATTTGAAG GAGAAAGAGCTACTGGTAAATGCATTCCAAGTGGAGTACCTTTGGTGACTGAAGAGGGACATAGTAACACAGAGACTGTGAGATCATCAGAACCTACTAATGTACCTACACAAATAGTTGATGGCACTGTTGATTCCGATTCAATGATGCGGGTAAATGACACACTGCCAAAGAAGCGAAAATCTGTAGGTCCAGCGGCATCCGGTCGGAAGAGAAAAGCTTACTATAACATAAGTGAGACGATAGAGAATGCTTTGTATGAGATGTTCTCAGCAGCCACATTTAAAGCAGCCCAGAGGAATTCATTGAGGGAGAAAACATTGTATCAGAAATGTCTGGAGGATTTGCAGAAATTGGAAGAGTTGGATGGCATTGAGTTTGCAAAAGCTGTGCATGTTCTCAAAGACGATAAGAATGCAATCGCATTCATGACCATTAAAGGACCCAGACGGCTAATCTGGTTGAGGTCTCTATG GAAATCGAGAAACCTCTTATTCTGA
- the LOC123213285 gene encoding auxin transporter-like protein 5, with protein MAADKVVETVIVGNYVEMETEGKPQDIKSKLSKFFWHGGSVYDAWFSCASNQVAQVLLTLPYSFSQLGMLSGILFQLFYGLMGSWTAYLISILYVEYRTRKEREKVDFRNHVIQWFEVLDGLLGKHWRNVGLAFNCTFLLFGSVIQLIACASNIYYINDNLDKRTWTYIFGACCATTVFIPSFHNYRIWSFIGLVMTTYTAWYLTIASLIHGQVEGVKHSGPTKLVLYFTGATNILYTFGGHAVTVEIMHAMWKPQKFKAIYLLATLYVLTLTLPSASAVYWAFGDMLLSHSNAFALLPKSPFRDMAVILMLIHQFITFGFACTPLYFVWEKAIGLHECKSLCKRAAARLPVVIPIWFLAIIFPFFGPINSTVGSLLVSFTVYIIPALAHVFTFKSAAARENAVEQPPRFVGRWIGTYTINVFIVVWVLVVGFGFGGWASMINFIHQIDTFGLFTKCYQCPPQALPPPPPHTLNTTAPPPLHHPTMNHTHHSL; from the exons ATGGCAGCCGATAAGGTTGTGGAGACAGTGATTGTCGGGAATTATGTAGAGATGGAGACTGAAGGGAAGCCACAGGATATCAAATCAAAGCTCTCTAAGTTCTTCTGGCATGGCGGTTCTGTTTATGACGCTTGGTTTAGCTGTGCTTCTAATCAG GTGGCTCAAGTGTTGCTTACACTTCCATACTCGTTTTCTCAGCTGGGGATGCTCTCAGGCATTCTATTTCAACTCTTTTATGGGCTGATGGGGAGCTGGACGGCTTATCTTATTAGCATACTCTATGTAGAATATAGAAcaaggaaagaaagagaaaaagttgaTTTCAGAAACCATGTTATTCAG tgGTTCGAAGTTCTTGATGGGCTCCTTGGAAAGCACTGGAGGAACGTGGGTTTGGCTTTTAACTGCACTTTTCTTCTGTTTGGATCCGTGATTCAACTCATAGCTTGTGCAAG caatatatattacataaatgACAATCTTGACAAGAGGACCTGGACTTACATCTTCGGGGCTTGTTGCGCAACCACAGTCTTTATCCCTTCATTTCACAACTACAGAATTTGGTCTTTTATTGGCCTCGTGATGACAACTTACACAGCTTGGTATCTCACCATTGCTTCTCTCATCCATGGCCAG GTGGAAGGAGTGAAACATTCAGGTCCAACCAAGTTGGTGTTATACTTTACAGGAGCCACAAACATTCTCTACACATTTGGGGGACATGCCGTTACTGT GGAGATAATGCACGCTATGTGGAAGCCTCAAAAGTTCAAGGCCATATACTTATTGGCGACTCTGTATGTATTGACACTGACACTGCCCTCCGCATCAGCTGTTTACTGGGCATTTGGAGACATGCTTCTTAGTCACTCCAACGCCTTTGCCCTTCTCCCCAAATCCCCCTTCCGAGACATGGCTGTCATTTTAATGCTCATCCACCAG TTTATTACATTTGGATTTGCCTGCACGCCATTGTATTTTGTATGGGAGAAAGCCATAGGGTTGCATGAGTGCAAGAGTTTATGCAAAAGAGCAGCAGCCAGATTGCCTGTGGTCATCCCCATTTGGTTCTTGGCTATCATCTTCCCATTTTTTGGCCCCATAAACTCGACCGTTGGATCACTTCTGGTCAGCTTCACTGTCTACATTATCCCTGCCTTAGCCCACGTCTTCACCTTCAAATCAGCGGCTGCCCGAGAG AATGCGGTTGAGCAGCCACCAAGGTTCGTTGGGCGATGGATTGGCACATATACAATCAATGTGTTTATAGTGGTGTGGGTGCTGGTGGTTGGGTTTGGGTTCGGAGGGTGGGCAAGCATGATCAATTTTATTCACCAAATTGACACATTTGGGCTGTTCACTAAATGTTACCAGTGTCCACCACAAGCACTGCCGCCACCACCTCCTCATACTCTCAACACCACTGCCCCACCACCTCTCCATCACCCCACCATGAATCACACTCATCACAGCCTTTGA